The Lactobacillus sp. CBA3605 genome contains a region encoding:
- a CDS encoding ABC transporter permease — protein MKEVVSIIKEQFQNWGIIWRISNYEDQASYQSHYLGLAWEYLYPLIQIAIYWIVFSGGFKKGSDLDGVSYLMWMVIGITPWFFMNRAILDGSKSIYQRVNMVSKMKFPVSVLPSIRIVGNLNAFWTMLVFSIGLGFFNGIYPSIAWLQWIYYFIAMMALMFALSVFNSTVSVLIRDWQILLQSIMRMLFYLSGVLFNFQTTGFPAPFVRILELNPFWYIISGFRQSMFNQGSGNYIWDRPLLTLIFWGFILVVLLVGSHLHYKFRSRFVDMI, from the coding sequence TTGAAAGAGGTCGTATCAATTATTAAAGAGCAATTCCAGAATTGGGGAATTATTTGGCGGATTTCTAATTATGAAGATCAAGCCAGTTATCAAAGCCATTATCTGGGATTAGCTTGGGAATATTTATATCCGTTAATTCAAATTGCTATTTATTGGATTGTCTTTAGTGGTGGGTTTAAAAAGGGCAGTGATCTGGATGGCGTCTCATACTTAATGTGGATGGTTATTGGGATTACCCCGTGGTTCTTCATGAACCGAGCAATCTTGGATGGTTCTAAGAGTATCTATCAACGGGTTAACATGGTATCAAAAATGAAATTTCCAGTTTCCGTGTTACCTTCAATTCGAATTGTTGGTAACTTGAACGCATTTTGGACGATGTTAGTGTTCTCAATTGGGTTAGGCTTCTTTAATGGCATTTACCCTTCAATTGCTTGGTTGCAATGGATTTATTACTTTATTGCGATGATGGCACTAATGTTTGCTTTGAGTGTCTTTAACTCGACGGTTTCTGTGCTGATTCGGGATTGGCAGATTTTGTTACAATCCATTATGCGGATGTTATTTTATCTATCAGGTGTGTTATTTAATTTCCAAACAACGGGCTTTCCAGCGCCGTTTGTCCGGATTCTTGAATTGAATCCGTTCTGGTACATTATCTCAGGGTTCCGCCAATCAATGTTTAATCAAGGTAGCGGCAACTATATCTGGGATCGACCATTGTTAACGCTCATTTTCTGGGGCTTTATCTTAGTTGTACTACTAGTCGGTTCACATTTACATTATAAGTTCCGTTCACGCTTTGTGGACATGATTTAA
- a CDS encoding PhoH family protein translates to MFLTENSKYEQKFLIADPAQSVALLGPEDQHLAMLEDGLHVSLHVFGDQMTISGDDEGAVRNAQAVLENLTSLMKQGIQIGAPDVINAIKMVNRGTLDYFKDLYAETLIKDNRGRPVRVKNLGQRQYVQAVKQSDITFGIGPAGTGKTYLAVVMAIAALKRGEVEKIILTRPAVEAGESLGFLPGDLKEKVDPYLRPIYDALYDIYGAEHTQRLMDRGVIEIAPLAYMRGRTLDRAFVILDEAQNTTNAQMKMFLTRLGFGAKMIVNGDVSQIDLPRHTASGLIQAEQILSNISNITFVTFTADDVVRNPVVAKIITAYDDATQR, encoded by the coding sequence ATGTTTTTGACTGAAAACTCAAAATATGAACAAAAATTTCTAATCGCTGACCCAGCACAATCAGTAGCGTTACTGGGCCCAGAAGATCAGCATTTAGCAATGTTGGAAGACGGGCTACATGTCAGTTTGCACGTCTTCGGTGATCAGATGACAATTAGCGGTGATGACGAAGGTGCTGTTCGTAATGCGCAAGCTGTTTTAGAAAATTTAACGAGTTTAATGAAACAAGGTATTCAGATTGGGGCTCCCGATGTGATTAATGCCATTAAGATGGTTAATCGCGGGACTTTAGATTACTTTAAAGACTTATATGCTGAAACCTTGATTAAAGATAATCGAGGACGTCCCGTCCGGGTTAAAAATCTTGGTCAGCGCCAATATGTGCAAGCGGTCAAGCAGAGTGATATTACGTTTGGCATTGGACCTGCTGGGACTGGGAAGACTTATTTAGCTGTTGTAATGGCAATTGCAGCTTTAAAGCGCGGTGAAGTCGAGAAAATCATTTTAACCCGTCCGGCGGTTGAGGCTGGTGAGAGTCTGGGATTCTTACCTGGTGACCTCAAAGAAAAGGTTGATCCATATTTACGGCCAATTTATGATGCGCTCTATGACATTTATGGTGCGGAACATACGCAGCGGTTAATGGATCGGGGTGTGATTGAGATTGCGCCGTTGGCTTATATGCGTGGTCGAACCCTTGATCGTGCTTTTGTTATTTTGGATGAAGCTCAAAATACGACTAATGCACAGATGAAGATGTTTTTAACCCGGTTAGGCTTTGGCGCTAAGATGATTGTTAATGGCGATGTGTCACAGATTGACCTACCACGGCATACGGCCAGTGGTTTAATTCAAGCGGAACAAATTTTAAGCAACATTAGCAATATTACGTTTGTGACGTTTACGGCGGATGACGTGGTTCGTAATCCGGTGGTTGCCAAGATTATCACGGCTTACGATGATGCGACACAACGCTAA
- a CDS encoding deoxyribonuclease IV: protein MLRLGSHVSMKAPDMLLGSANEAVSYGANTFMIYTGAPQNTRRKPIADLNIPAGQAVMRAHDLQQIVVHAPYIVNLGNTKKPGYFEFATDFLYHEIERAEAVGATQLTLHPGAHVGAGAPAAIAQIIKGLNAVIRPEQTIHIAIETMAGKGTEIGRTFEELAAIIDGVTYNEKLSVTFDTCHTSDAGYAIKTDFDGVLNEFDHVIGLDRLQVIHLNDSKNPQGSHKDRHANLGLGTIGFETLNQIAHHPQLTAISKILETPYVGPDKKHQLAPYKYEIAMLKAGQFNADLLATIEQQA, encoded by the coding sequence ATGCTTAGATTAGGCTCACACGTTTCAATGAAAGCGCCAGACATGTTACTGGGTTCTGCCAATGAGGCTGTTAGTTACGGGGCCAATACGTTTATGATTTATACTGGGGCGCCACAAAATACGCGTCGCAAGCCCATTGCAGATTTGAATATTCCAGCCGGTCAAGCTGTTATGCGGGCCCATGATTTACAACAAATCGTGGTGCATGCGCCGTACATCGTTAATCTTGGTAATACCAAGAAGCCGGGATATTTTGAGTTTGCCACTGATTTTTTATACCATGAGATTGAACGTGCTGAAGCCGTTGGTGCAACTCAATTAACGTTGCATCCTGGGGCTCACGTCGGTGCGGGGGCCCCGGCAGCAATCGCCCAGATTATTAAGGGGTTGAATGCAGTGATTCGACCGGAACAAACAATTCACATTGCCATTGAGACGATGGCAGGGAAAGGGACCGAAATTGGACGAACTTTTGAAGAACTGGCGGCCATCATTGATGGGGTTACTTATAATGAAAAGCTGTCGGTGACATTTGATACTTGTCATACGAGTGATGCGGGTTATGCGATTAAAACTGATTTTGATGGGGTTTTAAATGAATTCGACCATGTGATTGGGTTAGACCGGTTACAGGTCATTCACTTGAATGATTCTAAAAATCCACAAGGCTCACATAAAGATCGCCATGCTAACCTCGGTTTAGGGACGATTGGCTTTGAAACATTGAACCAGATTGCCCATCATCCACAATTAACCGCAATTAGTAAAATCTTAGAAACCCCCTATGTTGGACCAGATAAAAAACACCAACTGGCACCTTATAAATATGAGATTGCAATGCTTAAAGCAGGTCAATTTAATGCGGACCTGTTGGCAACGATTGAACAGCAAGCTTAG
- the msrA gene encoding peptide-methionine (S)-S-oxide reductase MsrA, translating into MSNETAIFAGGCFWCMVQPFDHQPGIISVVSGYTGGHTVNPTYEQVKSHQTGHTEAVKITFDSAQITYATLVDIYWRQTDPTDAMGQFQDRGDNYRPVIFVNSEQQRQLATVSKQRLQAAEQFDKPIVTKIEAVQPFYPAEAQHQRFYANNPVVFAAQEAGGRADFIADHWQQAPKVD; encoded by the coding sequence ATGAGCAATGAAACTGCAATTTTTGCTGGTGGGTGTTTTTGGTGCATGGTTCAACCGTTTGATCATCAGCCCGGAATTATCAGTGTTGTTTCGGGGTATACAGGTGGTCATACTGTTAATCCAACATATGAACAAGTAAAATCACATCAAACTGGTCATACCGAAGCAGTTAAGATTACCTTTGATTCGGCCCAAATTACCTACGCAACGTTAGTTGATATTTATTGGCGACAAACGGACCCGACGGATGCTATGGGACAGTTTCAAGATCGTGGTGATAATTATCGGCCAGTGATTTTTGTCAATAGTGAGCAACAACGACAGCTGGCTACGGTGTCGAAGCAACGGTTGCAAGCCGCGGAACAGTTTGACAAGCCCATTGTGACTAAGATTGAAGCCGTTCAACCATTTTATCCAGCTGAAGCACAACATCAACGGTTTTATGCGAATAATCCAGTAGTTTTTGCAGCTCAAGAAGCGGGTGGTCGTGCGGACTTTATTGCGGACCATTGGCAACAAGCGCCAAAAGTCGATTGA
- the ybeY gene encoding rRNA maturation RNase YbeY has product MDLELYDQTTAGAAAADLQLIRELIALAGKRLKLRDDTEVSVTLMNNADIQKINETYRGVDRPTDVISFAMHDDDETIIMDPEMAAAMPLNLGDIMISVDKVDEQAVFLQHSRARELGYLVVHGFLHLNGYDHLQPADEKAMFQLQREILDDYGLAK; this is encoded by the coding sequence ATGGATTTAGAATTATATGACCAAACGACTGCTGGTGCTGCCGCGGCAGATTTGCAATTAATCCGCGAATTAATTGCATTAGCCGGCAAACGCTTAAAATTACGCGATGATACGGAAGTTTCCGTGACATTGATGAATAACGCTGATATTCAAAAAATTAATGAAACGTATCGTGGCGTTGATCGCCCCACGGATGTGATTAGTTTTGCAATGCATGATGACGATGAGACGATTATTATGGACCCAGAAATGGCCGCGGCGATGCCATTGAACTTGGGTGATATTATGATTTCAGTTGATAAGGTTGATGAACAAGCTGTATTTCTACAGCATTCTCGTGCACGGGAACTAGGTTATTTGGTGGTGCATGGCTTTTTGCATTTAAATGGCTATGATCACTTACAACCAGCTGACGAAAAAGCCATGTTTCAATTACAACGGGAGATTTTAGATGACTATGGCCTCGCAAAATAA
- a CDS encoding diacylglycerol kinase family protein has protein sequence MASQNKPQRPQVGKNHSFWQSWRHAWTGLTTVVREERNMQTHLVLGAVAIIAGWYFGLSVNQWLWLCLAIFLVMLCEINNTIAENICDLVTGPHYHPLAKKVKDIAAGAVVFAAAFAVLVGLILFIPKVWQLVLTWW, from the coding sequence ATGGCCTCGCAAAATAAGCCACAGCGCCCGCAAGTTGGGAAGAATCATTCTTTTTGGCAGTCTTGGCGGCATGCTTGGACTGGCTTAACGACGGTGGTTCGCGAAGAGCGTAACATGCAGACTCATCTGGTCTTAGGAGCGGTGGCAATCATTGCGGGATGGTATTTTGGGCTGTCAGTTAATCAATGGCTCTGGCTGTGTCTAGCCATCTTCTTAGTGATGTTATGTGAGATTAATAATACAATTGCTGAAAATATTTGTGATTTAGTCACGGGCCCGCATTATCATCCGTTAGCCAAAAAGGTGAAGGATATTGCGGCCGGTGCCGTCGTGTTTGCTGCGGCGTTTGCAGTATTAGTCGGCTTAATTTTGTTTATACCAAAAGTTTGGCAATTAGTGCTAACTTGGTGGTAG
- the aspS gene encoding aspartate--tRNA ligase, protein MKRTTYAGLVNEEFLGQEVTLQGWVQKRRDLGGLIFIDLRDREGIVQLVFSQEFSTDALAIADQLRNEYVIEVQGKVVSRSDAAINPRMKTGKVEVEIQTAKILNQAKTPPFYIQDDINVSDELRLKYRYLDLRRPEMQRGLKIRNGITRAVHSYFDANDFYDIETPFLTKSTPEGARDYLVPSRVYQGHFYALPQSPQLFKQLLMGAGFDRYYQIARCFRDEDLRGDRQPEFTQIDMETSFLTAEEIQSYTEGLIKKVMHDVKGIEIKTPFDRITWQSAMDRFGSDKPDVRFGMELKDMSKVVANSDFKVFTGALENGGCVKAIAVPGGADQYSRKAIDAYTSYVERFGAKGLAWMKVTDDSFSGPVAKFFKDDFEAITTAADAKPGDLLLFAADSFKIVSDTLGYLRKAIAKEQGLIDDSKFAYLWVVDWPLFEYDEGIERWVPAHHPFTMPNEEDVHYLNEGEDPHQAHAQSYDIVLNGYELGGGSIRIHTRDLQEKMFKALNFTPERAQEQFGFLLDALDMGFPPHGGLAIGLDRFAMLLSGNDNIREVIAFPKNSKASEPMTNAPAEVSERQLQDLALFVTKPTDKA, encoded by the coding sequence ATGAAACGAACAACTTATGCTGGTTTAGTTAATGAAGAATTTTTAGGCCAAGAAGTAACCTTACAAGGCTGGGTACAAAAACGTCGGGATTTAGGCGGCTTAATCTTCATTGATTTACGGGATCGTGAAGGCATCGTTCAATTGGTATTTAGCCAAGAATTTTCAACGGACGCATTAGCGATTGCTGATCAATTACGGAATGAATACGTGATTGAAGTTCAAGGTAAGGTCGTTAGTCGTAGTGATGCTGCCATTAATCCACGGATGAAGACGGGTAAAGTGGAAGTCGAAATTCAAACGGCTAAAATTTTAAACCAAGCTAAGACACCACCATTTTATATTCAAGATGACATCAATGTATCGGATGAATTACGATTGAAATACCGGTATTTGGACTTACGTCGGCCAGAAATGCAACGGGGCTTAAAGATTCGTAATGGGATTACGCGTGCCGTTCACAGCTATTTTGATGCTAATGACTTTTATGACATTGAAACGCCTTTCTTGACGAAATCAACGCCGGAAGGTGCGCGGGATTACTTGGTCCCTTCACGAGTTTATCAAGGCCATTTCTATGCGTTACCACAATCACCACAATTATTTAAGCAATTATTGATGGGGGCTGGCTTTGACCGGTACTATCAAATCGCGCGTTGTTTCCGTGATGAAGATTTACGGGGCGATCGGCAACCAGAATTTACCCAAATTGATATGGAAACTTCATTCTTAACGGCGGAAGAAATTCAAAGTTATACTGAAGGCTTGATTAAAAAGGTGATGCACGACGTTAAAGGCATTGAAATCAAAACGCCTTTTGATCGGATTACTTGGCAATCAGCAATGGACCGGTTTGGTTCTGACAAGCCAGATGTGCGTTTTGGCATGGAACTAAAGGATATGTCCAAAGTAGTCGCTAATAGTGATTTTAAAGTCTTTACTGGTGCCCTCGAAAATGGTGGTTGTGTTAAAGCGATTGCGGTTCCTGGTGGCGCTGACCAGTATTCACGCAAAGCCATTGATGCTTATACGAGTTATGTCGAACGGTTTGGTGCTAAGGGCTTAGCCTGGATGAAAGTAACCGACGACAGCTTTAGTGGTCCCGTTGCGAAGTTCTTTAAAGATGACTTTGAAGCCATTACGACGGCGGCTGATGCTAAGCCTGGCGATTTACTCTTATTTGCAGCGGACAGCTTTAAGATCGTTTCAGATACCTTAGGTTACTTGCGGAAAGCGATTGCGAAAGAACAAGGACTGATTGATGATAGCAAGTTTGCGTACCTCTGGGTCGTTGACTGGCCTTTGTTCGAATATGATGAAGGGATTGAACGCTGGGTTCCTGCGCATCATCCATTCACGATGCCGAATGAAGAAGATGTGCATTACCTAAATGAGGGTGAAGATCCCCATCAAGCGCATGCACAATCTTATGATATCGTCTTGAATGGTTATGAATTAGGGGGCGGCTCAATCCGGATTCATACCCGCGACTTGCAAGAAAAGATGTTCAAAGCGTTGAACTTTACGCCAGAACGGGCACAAGAACAATTTGGATTCTTATTAGATGCCTTAGATATGGGCTTTCCACCGCATGGCGGCTTAGCAATCGGGTTAGACCGGTTCGCAATGTTGCTGTCCGGTAACGATAACATTCGTGAAGTGATTGCGTTCCCAAAGAATTCCAAGGCTTCCGAACCAATGACCAATGCGCCAGCTGAAGTTTCTGAACGACAATTACAGGATTTGGCCTTATTTGTAACTAAACCAACTGATAAAGCTTAA
- a CDS encoding GatB/YqeY domain-containing protein: MSLAETLNGDLKAAMKARDKQSLSVLRMLKSALVNEKINAGHELTADEATSVISRELKQRRESLSEFENAGRQDLVDGVKAEITIVEKYMPKQLSDDEVKQIVATTIEQIGATGKGDFGKVMGAVMPKLKGQADGKLINQTVKSLLN; this comes from the coding sequence ATGAGTTTAGCAGAAACACTCAATGGTGATCTTAAAGCTGCAATGAAGGCACGCGATAAGCAAAGCCTTAGTGTTTTACGGATGCTTAAATCCGCATTAGTGAATGAAAAGATTAATGCTGGGCATGAGTTAACGGCAGATGAAGCAACAAGCGTGATTTCACGTGAGTTGAAGCAACGTCGTGAATCATTAAGTGAATTCGAAAACGCTGGTCGGCAAGATTTAGTTGATGGGGTTAAAGCCGAAATTACGATTGTTGAAAAGTATATGCCAAAGCAATTATCTGACGATGAAGTCAAACAAATTGTTGCGACTACGATTGAACAAATCGGAGCTACCGGTAAAGGTGACTTTGGTAAAGTAATGGGTGCAGTAATGCCAAAACTTAAAGGTCAAGCAGATGGCAAGCTTATCAATCAAACAGTTAAATCATTATTGAATTAA
- a CDS encoding YitT family protein, which translates to MNDFQQLTRRHRDVTKASTAFIYAILVSVAMNFFWTPGHIYSSGITGLAQLINSLMTKFLPVQFSTALLLFLLNVPMFIIAWRSIGHRFTIFTFLAVALSSIMIKVVAPESLTHDPIICAIFGGAVNGFGTGMSLRNGISTGGLDIIGIVLRRKTGRSIGTINMAFNSLIVIAAGFIYGWPYAFYSALGLLVNGRVIDMTYTRQQKMQVMIITSRPKTVIDSVQNRIRRGVTIVHNAEGAYRHDDKTILFTVITRYEMSELTAAMAESDPHAFVSISDTVKILGHFYEPEP; encoded by the coding sequence ATGAATGATTTTCAGCAGTTGACTCGGCGGCACCGTGATGTGACGAAGGCCTCAACGGCATTTATTTACGCGATTTTAGTGTCCGTCGCGATGAATTTCTTTTGGACACCGGGACACATTTATTCTTCTGGGATTACTGGGTTAGCGCAATTAATTAATAGTTTGATGACGAAGTTCTTGCCCGTGCAATTTTCAACAGCGTTACTATTGTTCCTATTGAACGTGCCAATGTTTATCATTGCGTGGCGCTCAATCGGCCACCGGTTTACGATTTTTACTTTCTTAGCCGTCGCACTTTCAAGTATTATGATTAAAGTTGTGGCGCCAGAAAGTTTGACCCATGATCCAATTATTTGTGCGATTTTTGGGGGCGCAGTTAACGGATTTGGGACTGGGATGTCATTGAGAAATGGAATTTCAACGGGGGGCTTAGATATTATTGGGATCGTCTTACGGCGCAAAACGGGCCGTAGTATCGGGACTATTAATATGGCGTTTAACTCACTCATTGTTATTGCGGCAGGGTTCATCTATGGGTGGCCTTATGCTTTTTATTCTGCTTTAGGCTTATTGGTTAATGGCCGAGTCATTGATATGACGTATACGCGCCAACAAAAGATGCAAGTGATGATCATTACCAGTCGCCCGAAAACGGTAATTGATAGTGTTCAGAATCGGATTCGTCGCGGGGTGACTATCGTGCATAATGCTGAAGGTGCCTATCGTCACGATGACAAGACAATCTTGTTTACGGTAATTACCCGGTATGAAATGTCGGAACTTACTGCCGCAATGGCGGAGTCTGATCCCCATGCCTTTGTCAGTATTTCAGATACAGTTAAAATTTTGGGCCATTTTTATGAGCCTGAGCCGTAA
- a CDS encoding pyruvate, water dikinase regulatory protein: MQEIKIFILSDSVGATAHAVAQAAAAQFSNVEINYQRFPFVRTTSLLNTVLAQALKDHAVIFHTFVDRQLSKSVNAFCQENHLPYYDVITPALDTFSEVTHLQPANHPGTVHALNDNYFDRINAIEFAVTYDDGKNPTGFLSADVVLLGVSRTSKTPLSLYLANQNLKVANLPLVPKAQIPDEIWQVDPKKIFGLTNDPEQLNTIRRQRMVQYGLNPDTMYSNTDKIKEELAYADKIFKKAGCLVINVANKSIEETATLITESLGYNEANQ, encoded by the coding sequence ATGCAAGAAATAAAAATATTTATTTTATCTGATTCAGTGGGTGCCACTGCTCATGCCGTCGCTCAAGCTGCCGCTGCCCAATTTTCAAACGTTGAGATTAACTACCAGCGTTTTCCATTCGTACGGACAACATCACTGTTAAATACAGTCTTAGCACAAGCTTTAAAGGATCATGCCGTTATTTTCCATACGTTCGTGGATCGCCAGCTTAGTAAAAGTGTGAATGCTTTTTGTCAGGAAAATCACTTGCCTTACTATGATGTAATCACCCCGGCCTTAGATACGTTCTCCGAAGTGACCCATTTACAACCGGCCAATCATCCTGGTACAGTCCACGCTCTAAATGATAACTATTTTGACCGAATTAATGCGATTGAGTTTGCCGTGACCTATGATGACGGTAAGAATCCTACTGGCTTTTTAAGTGCGGATGTTGTTTTACTAGGCGTATCCCGAACTTCTAAAACACCATTATCGCTATACCTGGCTAACCAAAACTTAAAAGTTGCTAATTTACCATTGGTTCCTAAAGCCCAAATTCCAGATGAAATCTGGCAAGTCGATCCTAAAAAGATTTTTGGTCTCACTAACGATCCCGAACAGCTGAACACCATTCGTCGGCAACGTATGGTGCAATACGGCTTAAATCCAGATACCATGTATTCGAATACCGATAAAATCAAAGAAGAATTGGCTTACGCCGATAAGATTTTCAAAAAGGCCGGTTGTCTCGTAATTAACGTAGCCAACAAATCCATTGAGGAAACTGCGACTCTGATTACAGAAAGTCTCGGTTATAACGAAGCTAACCAATAA
- the rpsU gene encoding 30S ribosomal protein S21, whose amino-acid sequence MAKTVVRKNESLDDALRRFKRNVSKSGTLQEYRKREFYEKPSVKKKLKSEAARKRKNRRRFK is encoded by the coding sequence ATGGCAAAAACAGTCGTTCGTAAAAACGAATCTCTTGATGATGCTCTTCGTCGCTTCAAACGTAACGTTTCAAAAAGTGGTACTTTACAAGAATACCGTAAACGGGAATTTTACGAAAAACCAAGTGTGAAGAAGAAGTTAAAATCTGAAGCAGCTCGTAAGCGTAAGAACCGTCGTCGTTTCAAGTAA
- the era gene encoding GTPase Era, with product MDKTEFHSGFVAIIGRPNVGKSTLLNRVVGQKVAIMSDKAQTTRNRIQGIYTTDDTQMVFIDTPGIHKPQSRLGDFMVKSALSTLGEVDAVLFMINADERRGAGDNFIIDRLKTVKKPIYLVINKIDQIHPDRLLEIMDQYKDALEWADVYPISALEGNNVNELVATLKQKLPVGPQYYPADQVTDHPERFIISELIREKVLELTRQEVPHSTAVVIESIKRQDEEKIHIQATIIIERSSQKGIIIGKGGSMLKRIGSMARRDIENLLGDKVYLELWVKVQENWKDRENLLASYGYRQDDY from the coding sequence ATGGACAAAACAGAGTTTCACTCAGGGTTCGTCGCAATTATCGGCCGACCTAACGTTGGTAAATCAACTTTATTAAACCGGGTTGTTGGTCAAAAGGTTGCAATTATGTCAGATAAAGCTCAAACGACGCGTAACCGGATTCAAGGCATTTATACAACCGATGATACCCAGATGGTGTTTATTGATACACCCGGAATTCATAAGCCACAAAGTCGTTTAGGTGATTTCATGGTTAAGTCAGCATTGTCAACTTTAGGTGAAGTTGATGCGGTTTTATTTATGATTAATGCTGATGAACGTCGGGGTGCGGGCGATAATTTTATTATTGATCGGTTAAAGACGGTTAAAAAACCGATTTATTTGGTGATTAATAAGATTGATCAAATTCATCCAGATCGTTTATTGGAAATTATGGACCAATATAAAGATGCGTTAGAGTGGGCTGACGTTTATCCAATTTCCGCTTTGGAAGGCAATAATGTGAATGAATTGGTTGCAACGCTTAAACAAAAGTTGCCAGTTGGACCACAATATTATCCTGCTGATCAAGTGACTGATCATCCCGAACGTTTCATTATTTCGGAATTGATTCGGGAAAAGGTTTTGGAATTAACACGGCAGGAAGTTCCTCATTCAACGGCCGTGGTGATTGAATCCATTAAGCGCCAAGATGAAGAAAAAATTCATATTCAAGCGACAATTATTATTGAACGTTCTTCGCAAAAAGGGATTATCATCGGTAAGGGCGGAAGTATGCTTAAACGAATCGGGTCGATGGCTCGGCGTGATATTGAGAACTTGTTAGGTGATAAAGTCTACTTGGAATTATGGGTTAAGGTGCAAGAAAATTGGAAAGACCGGGAAAACTTATTAGCAAGCTATGGTTACCGGCAAGATGATTATTAG
- a CDS encoding CDP-glycerol glycerophosphotransferase family protein, with protein sequence MGYLWLLTLVSWLAHFKRSQRIIYLMSFADNLEFIMALAQRVPGRLTVYYLPSATVGAEKLAAQGVAIQPFQDSLHFVLTGIPVITQAVDVYCDNYFAFTAGLTRTKGQRLIQLWHAGGAVKAFGWGDPQTAQRSIADQHRFQKVYNQLTDYVVGADKMGAVFATSYHVPRERMRVLGYPRSDRYRQPTWVQQTRAAIYARYPQLHDREVLLYAPTYRAGVTFDLPADFGELQLTARQVLIVKLHPHLAAQAEALLKQYPGLIMLVPDFSTDELLTITETLISDYSSVIFDYALLPNCQKMVFYVFDWQNFQQAVGLQPDFEQWAPGPLVQTMAELNRVLAAPAKRQPVQAFNQLWNTHNDGQATARTLAYFYKK encoded by the coding sequence ATGGGCTATTTGTGGCTACTCACGTTGGTTTCGTGGTTAGCCCATTTCAAACGCTCACAACGGATTATTTATTTGATGAGTTTTGCGGATAATCTCGAGTTTATCATGGCACTGGCACAACGCGTCCCCGGACGCTTAACGGTGTATTACTTACCGTCAGCTACGGTAGGCGCTGAAAAATTAGCTGCTCAAGGGGTGGCAATTCAGCCATTTCAAGATTCGTTGCACTTTGTATTAACCGGAATTCCCGTGATTACTCAGGCCGTGGATGTGTATTGTGACAATTATTTTGCGTTTACCGCTGGGTTAACACGCACTAAAGGGCAACGGCTCATTCAATTGTGGCACGCTGGGGGGGCGGTTAAGGCGTTTGGTTGGGGCGACCCGCAAACGGCGCAACGTTCAATCGCTGATCAGCATCGCTTTCAAAAAGTTTATAATCAGTTGACCGACTATGTGGTTGGGGCCGATAAGATGGGTGCGGTGTTTGCGACGAGTTATCATGTTCCACGTGAACGGATGCGAGTGCTGGGGTATCCACGCTCGGACCGCTATCGTCAGCCGACTTGGGTGCAACAAACTCGGGCGGCGATTTATGCGCGTTATCCGCAATTACATGACCGCGAAGTGCTTTTGTATGCCCCTACTTATCGAGCCGGGGTCACCTTTGACTTACCAGCTGATTTTGGGGAATTACAGTTAACGGCTAGGCAAGTGTTGATTGTTAAGTTACATCCGCACTTGGCGGCGCAAGCGGAAGCTTTGTTAAAGCAGTATCCAGGGCTAATTATGCTAGTGCCGGACTTTAGTACTGATGAATTGTTAACCATCACTGAGACGTTAATTAGTGATTATTCATCCGTTATTTTTGACTATGCGCTCTTGCCAAATTGTCAAAAAATGGTATTCTATGTTTTTGACTGGCAAAACTTTCAGCAGGCCGTGGGCTTACAACCTGATTTTGAACAGTGGGCCCCAGGGCCGTTAGTTCAAACGATGGCCGAACTGAATCGTGTCTTAGCAGCGCCAGCTAAACGGCAACCTGTGCAGGCTTTCAATCAATTGTGGAACACGCATAATGATGGGCAAGCAACTGCACGAACGTTAGCCTATTTTTATAAAAAATAA